A stretch of the Papaver somniferum cultivar HN1 chromosome 6, ASM357369v1, whole genome shotgun sequence genome encodes the following:
- the LOC113290112 gene encoding putative hydrolase C777.06c gives MEIPRENGNSYVIDDDHHSSLIFLGTGCSSAVPNCMCLIQPSNPPCAVCSQSLSIPPELNPNYRCNTSLLIDYCNGDGGHKYILIDVGKTFREQVLRWFTHHKIPRVDSIILTHEHADAVLGLDDIRAIQPFSPTNDIAPTSIYLSQYAMESIEVKFPYLVQKKLKEGQEVRRVAQLEWKTIKEDCEEAFVTSGLQFVPLPVMHGEDYVSLGFLFGEKSRVAYVSDVSRFLPNTEHVISKSGAGQLDLLILDTLYRTGSHNTHFCFPQTLEAIKRICPKQALLVGMTHEFDHHKDNEFLAEWSRREGIPVQLARDGLRIPIQL, from the exons ATGGAGATTCCAAGAGAAAATGGGAATTCATACGTAATTGATGATGATCATCATAGTTCATTGATATTTCTGGGAACTGGTTGTTCAAGTGCAGTTCCAAATTGTATGTGTTTGATTCAACCTTCAAATCCACCTTGCGCTGTTTGTTCTCAATCACTTTCAATCCCTCCTGAGCTTAATCCTAATTACAG ATGCAACACGTCTCTTCTTATTGATTATTGCAATGGAGATGGTGGACACAAGTATATATTGATTGATGTTGGAAAAACATTTAGGGAGCAAGTACTTCGGTGGTTCACTCACCATAAGATTCCTCGTGTGGATTCC ATAATTTTGACCCATGAGCATGCTGATGCAGTTCTTGGCCTGGATGATATACGTGCAATCCAACCATTTAGTCCTACAAATGATATTGCTCCAACTTCCATTTACCTAAGCCAGTATGCAATGGAGAG CATAGAAGTAAAATTTCCCTACCTGGTTCAGAAAAAACTTAAAGAGGGCCAAGAAGTAAGGCGGGTTGCACAGCTGGAATGGAAAACTATTAAAGAGGATTGTGAGGAAGCATTTGTCACATCAGGCCTACAGTTTGTTCCTTTACCA GTGATGCATGGAGAGGACTATGTGTCCTTGGGTTTCCTTTTTGGTGAAAAGTCTAGAGTTGCATATGTATCTGATGTTTCACGATTCCTGCCAAACACAGAACACG TTATCTCTAAGTCCGGAGCTGGACAATTGGATCTGCTTATTCTGGACACTTTGTACAGG ACTGGATCACATAATACACACTTTTGCTTCCCTCAG ACACTAGAAGCTATAAAGAGGATATGCCCAAAACAAGCTCTGTTAGTTGGAATGACCCACGAGTTTGATCATCACAAGGACAATGAATTTCTTGCTGAATGGTCTAGAAG GGAAGGGATACCAGTCCAACTTGCTCGTGATGGTCTCAGAATACCTATTCAGCTGTAA
- the LOC113290113 gene encoding auxin response factor 6-like isoform X1: MRMSSSGFGQQQTQEGGEKRCLNSELWHACAGPLVSLPALGSRVVYFPQGHSEQVAASTNKEIESHIPNYPSLPPQLICQLHNVTMHADVETDEVYAQMTLQPLSTQEQKDSFLPVELGCPSKQPTNYFCKTLTASDTSTHGGFSVPRRAAEKVFPPLDFSQQPPAQELIARDLHGNEWKFRHIFRGQPKRHLLTTGWSVFVSAKRLVAGDSVLFIWNEKNQLLLGIRRASRPQTVMPSSVLSSDSMHIGLLAAAAHAAATNSRFTIFYNPRASPTEFVIPLTKYAKAVYHTRVSVGMRFRMLFETEESSVRRYMGTITGISDLDPTRWPNSHWRSVKVGWDESTAGERQPRVSLWEIEPLTTFPMYPSSFPLRLKRPWPAGLPNPLGGRDDDVGLNSPLMWYRGDTGDKGMESLNFQGIGVTPWIQPRLDASLLGLQPDMYQAMAAAALQEMRTMDPSKQVAESLMQFSQSQNVPGSALMQRQMLQPSQPQHSFVQGIQENQFHTQAQMQALLQQQLLQSRSFNDQQQQQLQQQQQQQQQQQQQQQQQQLQQPQQQQQQQYPSPQQQIPNVVSSLSHLVSSPQSQASMQNIRSVSQQPNYSGFPATSSLSPLHSLLGSFSQTEASQLLNMPISNPLPPSAATWLPRQASADSLVRSGAATQCDLPQVDQLGTQQGNALHHTLSLPPFSDRDSSVDQEGSTDPQNNLLFGVNIDSSSLLAHNGMSSLRGVGSECESTNVLFASANFPNTTNTDYPLNPDMTPSSCIDESDFLPSPENGDQGNPPRTFVKVHKSGSFGRSLDITRFSSYYELRSELASMFSLEGQLEDPLRSGWQLVFVDRENDVLLLGDDPWQEFVDSVWCIKILSPQEVHQLGRQGLEVLNLAQNSVQKLTSGNCDDHVSRQDPRITGSGITAVGSLDY; this comes from the exons ATGAGGATGTCGTCATCTGGTTTCGGTCAGCAGCAGACACAGGAAGGAG GGGAGAAGAGATGTCTGAATTCTGAACTATGGCATGCATGCGCCGGGCCTCTTGTATCTTTACCTGCTCTTGGAAGCCGTGTGGTTTACTTCCCCCAGGGACATAGTGAGCAG GTTGCAGCATCAACCAACAAGGAAATTGAGTCTCATATCCCTAACTACCCAAGTTTACCTCCACAACTGATCTGCCAGCTTCACAATGTGACTATGCAT GCGGACGTGGAGACCGATGAAGTTTATGCACAAATGACCTTGCAACCGTTGAGCACG CAAGAGCAAAAAGACTCATTTTTACCTGTAGAGTTGGGTTGCCCAAGCAAGCAGCCAACCAATTATTTCTGTAAAACATTGACTGCAAGTGACACGAGCACTCATGGAGGTTTTTCTGTTCCTCGTCGGGCAGCTGAAAAAGTCTTTCCTCCTTTG GACTTCTCCCAGCAGCCTCCTGCCCAAGAATTGATTGCTAGAGACCTTCATGGCAATGAATGGAAATTCAGGCACATTTTCCGGG GTCAACCCAAGAGGCATCTTCTAACCACTGGGTGGAGTGTCTTTGTAAGTGCAAAAAGACTTGTCGCAGGGGATTCAGTACTTTTTATCTG GAATGAAAAAAACCAGTTGCTTCTTGGGATCCGCCGTGCCAGTCGACCACAAACGGTGATGCCCTCATCTGTTTTATCAAGTGACAGTATGCACATTGGTCTTCTTGCTGCGGCAGCTCATGCGGCTGCGACTAACAGTCGCTTTACTATATTTTATAACCCCAG GGCTAGTCCAACCGAGTTTGTTATTCCTCTGACCAAGTATGCCAAAGCAGTATATCACACCCGCGTTTCTGTTGGTATGCGCTTCCGGATGCTATTTGAGACGGAGGAATCCAGTGTTCGTCG GTATATGGGCACAATTACTGGAATAAGTGACTTAGACCCCACTCGATGGCCGAATTCCCATTGGCGGTCTGTAAAG GTCGGTTGGGATGAGTCAACTGCAGGGGAGAGGCAACCTAGAGTATCACTGTGGGAGATTGAACCTTTAACAACGTTCCCTATGTATCCGTCGTCATTCCCGCTCAGACTTAAGCGTCCTTGGCCGGCAGGTCTACCTAATCCTCTTG GTGGTAGAGATGACGACGTGGGACTTAATTCTCCACTTATGTGGTACAGAGGAGACACTGGAGACAAGGGAATGGAATCTTTGAATTTCCAAGGGATTGGTGTGACACCATGGATACAGCCAAGACTTGATGCTTCCCTTTTGGGTCTGCAACCCGACATGTACCAAGCAATGGCTGCTGCTGCCCTTCAGGAAATGAGAACAATGGATCCCTCCAAACAGGTTGCGGAATCTCTTATGCAATTCTCACAATCCCAGAATGTCCCTGGATCTGCTTTAATGCAGAGGCAGATGTTGCAACCATCTCAACCACAGCATAGCTTTGTCCAAGGAATTCAGGAAAACCAGTTCCATACTCAGGCTCAGATGCAAGCCCTACTTCAGCAACAACTACTTCAGAGCCGCTCATTTAatgatcagcagcagcagcaactacagcaacaacagcagcagcagcagcagcaacaacagcagcagcagcaacagcaacttcagcagccacagcagcagcagcaacaacagtatCCTTCCCCACAACAACAAATCCCTAATGTTGTGTCTTCCCTGTCTCATCTAGTCTCCTCTCCTCAATCTCAGGCATCTATGCAGAACATCCGTTCAGTTAGCCAACAGCCAAATTATTCAGGCTTCCCAGCCACATCTAGTTTATCTCCCCTACACAGTCTCTTGGGTTCATTCTCCCAAACCGAAGCATCGCAACTTCTTAATATGCCAATTTCTAACCCTCTACCCCCTTCTGCTGCTACTTGGTTGCCGAGACAAGCTTCTGCTGACTCTTTGGTCCGTTCTGGAGCGGCAACTCAGTGTGATTTACCCCAGGTGGATCAGTTAGGAACACAGCAGGGGAACGCCTTGCACCATACACTCTCGTTGCCACCATTCTCTGATAGAGATAGTTCTGTGGACCAAGAAGGAAGTACAGATCCCCAAAACAATCTTCTGTTTGGAGTTAATATAGATTCGTCGTCTCTCCTTGCGCATAATGGGATGTCAAGCCTCAGAGGAGTTGGTAGTGAGTGTGAATCGACTAATGTGCTTTTTGCTTCTGCCAATTTTCCGAACACGACAAACACAGATTACCCTCTTAATCCAGATATGACTCCGTCCAGCTGTATAGATGAATCGGATTTTCTTCCTTCTCCAGAGAATGGGGATCAAGGGAACCCCCCGAGAACTTTTGTTAAG GTTCATAAGTCGGGGTCCTTTGGGAGGTCGTTGGACATTACTAGGTTCAGCAGCTACTATGAGTTGCGAAGTGAACTTGCGTCCATGTTCAGCCTTGAAGGCCAGTTAGAGGACCCCCTGAGATCAGGCTGGCAGCTTGTATTTGTTGACCGGGAGAACGATGTTCTTCTGCTTGGCGATGACCCGTGGCA GGAATTTGTAGATAGTGTTTGGTGTATCAAGATACTCTCGCCACAAGAGGTTCACCAGTTGGGCAGACAAGGCCTTGAAGTTCTCAACTTAGCCCAGAACTCGGTCCAGAAGCTAACCAGTGGTAATTGCGATGATCACGTAAGCCGACAGGATCCTAGAATTACTGGCAGCGGAATTACAGCTGTCGGATCATTAGACTACTAG
- the LOC113290113 gene encoding auxin response factor 6-like isoform X2, translating into MRMSSSGFGQQQTQEGGEKRCLNSELWHACAGPLVSLPALGSRVVYFPQGHSEQVAASTNKEIESHIPNYPSLPPQLICQLHNVTMHADVETDEVYAQMTLQPLSTQEQKDSFLPVELGCPSKQPTNYFCKTLTASDTSTHGGFSVPRRAAEKVFPPLDFSQQPPAQELIARDLHGNEWKFRHIFRGQPKRHLLTTGWSVFVSAKRLVAGDSVLFIWNEKNQLLLGIRRASRPQTVMPSSVLSSDSMHIGLLAAAAHAAATNSRFTIFYNPRASPTEFVIPLTKYAKAVYHTRVSVGMRFRMLFETEESSVRRYMGTITGISDLDPTRWPNSHWRSVKVGWDESTAGERQPRVSLWEIEPLTTFPMYPSSFPLRLKRPWPAGGRDDDVGLNSPLMWYRGDTGDKGMESLNFQGIGVTPWIQPRLDASLLGLQPDMYQAMAAAALQEMRTMDPSKQVAESLMQFSQSQNVPGSALMQRQMLQPSQPQHSFVQGIQENQFHTQAQMQALLQQQLLQSRSFNDQQQQQLQQQQQQQQQQQQQQQQQQLQQPQQQQQQQYPSPQQQIPNVVSSLSHLVSSPQSQASMQNIRSVSQQPNYSGFPATSSLSPLHSLLGSFSQTEASQLLNMPISNPLPPSAATWLPRQASADSLVRSGAATQCDLPQVDQLGTQQGNALHHTLSLPPFSDRDSSVDQEGSTDPQNNLLFGVNIDSSSLLAHNGMSSLRGVGSECESTNVLFASANFPNTTNTDYPLNPDMTPSSCIDESDFLPSPENGDQGNPPRTFVKVHKSGSFGRSLDITRFSSYYELRSELASMFSLEGQLEDPLRSGWQLVFVDRENDVLLLGDDPWQEFVDSVWCIKILSPQEVHQLGRQGLEVLNLAQNSVQKLTSGNCDDHVSRQDPRITGSGITAVGSLDY; encoded by the exons ATGAGGATGTCGTCATCTGGTTTCGGTCAGCAGCAGACACAGGAAGGAG GGGAGAAGAGATGTCTGAATTCTGAACTATGGCATGCATGCGCCGGGCCTCTTGTATCTTTACCTGCTCTTGGAAGCCGTGTGGTTTACTTCCCCCAGGGACATAGTGAGCAG GTTGCAGCATCAACCAACAAGGAAATTGAGTCTCATATCCCTAACTACCCAAGTTTACCTCCACAACTGATCTGCCAGCTTCACAATGTGACTATGCAT GCGGACGTGGAGACCGATGAAGTTTATGCACAAATGACCTTGCAACCGTTGAGCACG CAAGAGCAAAAAGACTCATTTTTACCTGTAGAGTTGGGTTGCCCAAGCAAGCAGCCAACCAATTATTTCTGTAAAACATTGACTGCAAGTGACACGAGCACTCATGGAGGTTTTTCTGTTCCTCGTCGGGCAGCTGAAAAAGTCTTTCCTCCTTTG GACTTCTCCCAGCAGCCTCCTGCCCAAGAATTGATTGCTAGAGACCTTCATGGCAATGAATGGAAATTCAGGCACATTTTCCGGG GTCAACCCAAGAGGCATCTTCTAACCACTGGGTGGAGTGTCTTTGTAAGTGCAAAAAGACTTGTCGCAGGGGATTCAGTACTTTTTATCTG GAATGAAAAAAACCAGTTGCTTCTTGGGATCCGCCGTGCCAGTCGACCACAAACGGTGATGCCCTCATCTGTTTTATCAAGTGACAGTATGCACATTGGTCTTCTTGCTGCGGCAGCTCATGCGGCTGCGACTAACAGTCGCTTTACTATATTTTATAACCCCAG GGCTAGTCCAACCGAGTTTGTTATTCCTCTGACCAAGTATGCCAAAGCAGTATATCACACCCGCGTTTCTGTTGGTATGCGCTTCCGGATGCTATTTGAGACGGAGGAATCCAGTGTTCGTCG GTATATGGGCACAATTACTGGAATAAGTGACTTAGACCCCACTCGATGGCCGAATTCCCATTGGCGGTCTGTAAAG GTCGGTTGGGATGAGTCAACTGCAGGGGAGAGGCAACCTAGAGTATCACTGTGGGAGATTGAACCTTTAACAACGTTCCCTATGTATCCGTCGTCATTCCCGCTCAGACTTAAGCGTCCTTGGCCGGCAG GTGGTAGAGATGACGACGTGGGACTTAATTCTCCACTTATGTGGTACAGAGGAGACACTGGAGACAAGGGAATGGAATCTTTGAATTTCCAAGGGATTGGTGTGACACCATGGATACAGCCAAGACTTGATGCTTCCCTTTTGGGTCTGCAACCCGACATGTACCAAGCAATGGCTGCTGCTGCCCTTCAGGAAATGAGAACAATGGATCCCTCCAAACAGGTTGCGGAATCTCTTATGCAATTCTCACAATCCCAGAATGTCCCTGGATCTGCTTTAATGCAGAGGCAGATGTTGCAACCATCTCAACCACAGCATAGCTTTGTCCAAGGAATTCAGGAAAACCAGTTCCATACTCAGGCTCAGATGCAAGCCCTACTTCAGCAACAACTACTTCAGAGCCGCTCATTTAatgatcagcagcagcagcaactacagcaacaacagcagcagcagcagcagcaacaacagcagcagcagcaacagcaacttcagcagccacagcagcagcagcaacaacagtatCCTTCCCCACAACAACAAATCCCTAATGTTGTGTCTTCCCTGTCTCATCTAGTCTCCTCTCCTCAATCTCAGGCATCTATGCAGAACATCCGTTCAGTTAGCCAACAGCCAAATTATTCAGGCTTCCCAGCCACATCTAGTTTATCTCCCCTACACAGTCTCTTGGGTTCATTCTCCCAAACCGAAGCATCGCAACTTCTTAATATGCCAATTTCTAACCCTCTACCCCCTTCTGCTGCTACTTGGTTGCCGAGACAAGCTTCTGCTGACTCTTTGGTCCGTTCTGGAGCGGCAACTCAGTGTGATTTACCCCAGGTGGATCAGTTAGGAACACAGCAGGGGAACGCCTTGCACCATACACTCTCGTTGCCACCATTCTCTGATAGAGATAGTTCTGTGGACCAAGAAGGAAGTACAGATCCCCAAAACAATCTTCTGTTTGGAGTTAATATAGATTCGTCGTCTCTCCTTGCGCATAATGGGATGTCAAGCCTCAGAGGAGTTGGTAGTGAGTGTGAATCGACTAATGTGCTTTTTGCTTCTGCCAATTTTCCGAACACGACAAACACAGATTACCCTCTTAATCCAGATATGACTCCGTCCAGCTGTATAGATGAATCGGATTTTCTTCCTTCTCCAGAGAATGGGGATCAAGGGAACCCCCCGAGAACTTTTGTTAAG GTTCATAAGTCGGGGTCCTTTGGGAGGTCGTTGGACATTACTAGGTTCAGCAGCTACTATGAGTTGCGAAGTGAACTTGCGTCCATGTTCAGCCTTGAAGGCCAGTTAGAGGACCCCCTGAGATCAGGCTGGCAGCTTGTATTTGTTGACCGGGAGAACGATGTTCTTCTGCTTGGCGATGACCCGTGGCA GGAATTTGTAGATAGTGTTTGGTGTATCAAGATACTCTCGCCACAAGAGGTTCACCAGTTGGGCAGACAAGGCCTTGAAGTTCTCAACTTAGCCCAGAACTCGGTCCAGAAGCTAACCAGTGGTAATTGCGATGATCACGTAAGCCGACAGGATCCTAGAATTACTGGCAGCGGAATTACAGCTGTCGGATCATTAGACTACTAG
- the LOC113291797 gene encoding uncharacterized protein LOC113291797, protein MGHSLYMELVVVMKCLCKSTTTDSVDDYTRMGATTIYYYLKRFFHTICMTFGERYLRESTPEDVQRLLVENAERGFPGMLGSVDCMQWPWKNCPIDRQGTYRGKEKHSSMVLEALASYDLWFWHAFFGMPGSNKNLNVLAHSPLYDNMIKGVEPP, encoded by the coding sequence ATGGGGCATTCTCTGTATATGGAATTAGTTGTCgtgatgaaatgtttatgcaaaaGTACGACAACTGATAGTGTTGATGATTACACTCGTATGGGTGCAACTACAATATACTATTATCTAAAAAGATTTTTCCACACCATTTGCATGACTTTTGGAGAAAGATATTTGCGTGAATCCACTCCTGAAGATGTTCAGAGGCTGCTAGTTGAGAATGCGGAACGAGGATTTCCTGGAATGCTTGgtagtgttgattgtatgcaATGGCCATGGAAGAATTGTCCTATAGATCGACAAGGAACTTACCGTGGTAAAGAGAAACATAGCAGCATGGTATTAGAGGCGCTGGCATCATATGATTTGtggttttggcatgcattttttggAATGCCTGGATCAAACAAAAATTTGAATGTGTTGGCACACTCACCCCTTTATGATAACATGATAAAGGGTGTAGAACCTCCATGA